A genomic window from Punica granatum isolate Tunisia-2019 chromosome 2, ASM765513v2, whole genome shotgun sequence includes:
- the LOC116197910 gene encoding tropinone reductase homolog At5g06060-like — MAEAAANGSRRAGRWSLKGATALVTGGTRGIGRAIVEELAEFGAAVHTCSRNESELGASLKEWEAKGFAVTGSVCDLSSREQRQDLIAKVSSVFNGKLNILINNAGTNVRKPTVEYSEEDYSKIMATNLESAYHLCQIAYPLLKASGSGSIVFISSVAGLLSLGTGSIYAATKAAINQITKNLACEWAKDNIRSNCIAPWYIKTSLVEHLLDKKEFYDGVISRTPLQRVGEPEEVASLAAYLCLPAASYITGQVISVDGGMTVNGFFPNIK; from the exons atgGCGGAGGCGGCGGCCAACGGCAGCAGAAGAGCAGGGAGGTGGTCCCTCAAGGGCGCCACGGCACTAGTCACCGGAGGAACTCGCGGAATCGG GAGAGCGATAGTGGAGGAGCTGGCCGAGTTCGGGGCGGCCGTGCACACTTGCTCGAGGAACGAATCGGAGCTCGGGGCTAGCTTGAAGGAGTGGGAGGCCAAGGGGTTCGCGGTGACTGGCTCCGTCTGCGACCTGTCCTCTCGAGAGCAGAGGCAGGATCTCATTGCCAAAGTCTCCTCTGTTTTCAATGGCAAGCTCAATATCCTT ATAAATAATGCCGGGACGAACGTTAGGAAGCCGACAGTTGAATACAGTGAGGAAGACTACTCAAAGATCATGGCCACGAATCTCGAATCTGCTTACCATCTTTGCCAGATCGCTTACCCTCTTCTGAAAGCATCCGGGTCAGGAAGCATCGTGTTCATCTCCTCTGTTGCTGGGTTGCTGAGCTTAGGGACTGGCTCCATTTATGCTGCAACTAAAG CTGCGATCAATCAGATTACGAAGAATCTGGCTTGTGAATGGGCCAAAGACAACATCAGAAGCAACTGTATAGCACCATGGTACATCAAGACCTCACTCGTGGAACAC CTCCTTGATAAGAAGGAATTTTACGATGGAGTAATATCTCGGACCCCACTTCAGCGAGTTGGAGAGCCTGAGGAAGTTGCTTCTCTGGCAGCCTACCTATGCCTTCCTGCAGCTTCATACATCACAGGTCAGGTCATATCAGTTGATGGAGGGATGACCGTGAACGGGTTCTTCCCAAACATAAAATAA